A genomic window from Halogeometricum borinquense DSM 11551 includes:
- the trxA gene encoding thioredoxin has product MSEKSSDADELDEIRRRKRKQLESKLEDGTSPETDRMSAESPADPIDVNGGDEFESLVASTSVVLVDFYADWCGPCKMIAPTVNSLAAETTATVAKVDIDQNQTLASQYNVRGVPTLLLFSDGDPVEQVVGVRDKSTLRGLIEQYT; this is encoded by the coding sequence ATGAGTGAGAAGTCATCCGACGCTGACGAACTCGACGAGATACGTCGCCGGAAGCGGAAGCAACTCGAATCGAAGCTTGAGGATGGCACTAGCCCCGAAACCGACCGTATGAGCGCAGAATCTCCGGCTGACCCGATCGACGTGAACGGTGGAGACGAGTTCGAGTCGCTCGTCGCTAGTACAAGTGTGGTACTCGTCGATTTCTATGCAGATTGGTGCGGACCGTGCAAGATGATTGCGCCAACCGTCAACTCACTCGCCGCGGAGACGACCGCGACTGTTGCGAAAGTTGACATCGACCAGAACCAAACGCTCGCCTCACAGTACAATGTCCGTGGCGTCCCGACGCTCCTGTTGTTCAGCGACGGCGACCCTGTCGAACAGGTCGTCGGCGTCCGCGACAAATCAACACTTCGCGGACTCATCGAACAGTACACGTAG
- a CDS encoding DUF7521 family protein, protein MTHFPDAPILATALIVVQTGILIIGGLITYFSYKAYRRTGESSLYALTLGFGIITFGAIIAGALDIVLNVNLVKGVLVDSVLTLIGFAIIMYSLYVE, encoded by the coding sequence ATGACCCACTTCCCCGACGCTCCGATTCTCGCTACTGCCCTCATCGTCGTCCAGACGGGCATCCTGATCATTGGCGGACTCATTACGTACTTCAGCTACAAGGCGTACCGCCGAACCGGCGAGTCATCGCTCTACGCGTTGACGCTCGGATTCGGAATCATCACCTTCGGTGCGATTATCGCTGGCGCACTGGACATCGTCCTCAACGTGAACCTCGTCAAAGGTGTTCTCGTTGACTCCGTCCTTACACTCATCGGGTTCGCCATTATCATGTACTCGCTCTATGTCGAGTAA
- a CDS encoding winged helix-turn-helix domain-containing protein: protein MARDQSAEEPSELLSVLDALDDADARAIIRALVEPMTASELSDECDIPLSTTYRKLDLLTEADLLVEGTEIRADGHHTTTYEVTFDEVRIELTDERRLDVNVVRPEQAPDQQLADIWSAVRRETK from the coding sequence ATGGCACGCGACCAGTCCGCCGAGGAGCCGTCAGAACTCCTCTCCGTCCTCGATGCGTTGGACGATGCGGACGCCCGAGCCATCATTAGAGCACTGGTAGAACCCATGACGGCAAGCGAACTCTCCGATGAGTGTGATATCCCGCTCTCGACGACCTATCGTAAGTTGGACCTCCTGACGGAGGCGGACTTGCTCGTCGAGGGAACAGAGATACGCGCAGACGGACACCACACGACGACGTACGAGGTGACGTTCGACGAGGTGCGAATCGAACTCACCGACGAGCGCAGGCTCGACGTCAACGTCGTCCGTCCCGAACAGGCACCCGACCAACAGCTTGCAGACATCTGGTCTGCCGTCCGGAGGGAGACGAAATGA
- a CDS encoding YbhB/YbcL family Raf kinase inhibitor-like protein, with product MHRRDVLALSSASLVGCVGRESDVTTDETGELTGAEPTTDGETNRTLATDGGTDTSGDGSLTLSSSAFEDGETLPNRFTCEGKGVSPPLSIAGVPDETESLALVVDDPDAPGSDPFVHWLLWNLVPDTATIPEDVPDKTTVLDGARQGTNGGGNVGYFPACPPKGHGTHTYRFTLYAVDQMLDVKAAAERSQLQRALDESNLAQARITATFERSG from the coding sequence ATGCACCGACGCGATGTACTCGCCCTTTCCAGCGCTTCGCTGGTCGGGTGTGTCGGGCGGGAGTCCGACGTGACAACAGACGAGACAGGGGAGTTGACCGGAGCGGAACCAACTACCGACGGCGAGACGAACCGTACGCTGGCAACGGACGGTGGAACGGACACATCGGGCGACGGGTCTCTGACGCTCTCCTCGTCGGCGTTCGAGGACGGGGAGACACTCCCGAACCGATTCACGTGCGAGGGGAAAGGCGTCTCGCCGCCGCTCTCCATTGCGGGTGTTCCCGACGAGACCGAATCGCTTGCACTCGTCGTAGACGACCCGGATGCACCCGGAAGCGACCCGTTCGTGCACTGGTTACTGTGGAATCTCGTACCCGATACGGCGACGATTCCGGAGGACGTTCCCGACAAGACGACAGTTCTCGACGGCGCACGGCAGGGAACGAACGGCGGCGGTAACGTCGGCTACTTCCCGGCGTGTCCGCCCAAGGGGCACGGAACGCACACGTACCGGTTTACGCTGTACGCGGTAGACCAGATGCTGGATGTCAAGGCGGCCGCAGAGCGCTCGCAACTCCAACGCGCTCTCGACGAATCGAATCTGGCACAGGCGCGGATTACGGCGACGTTCGAGCGGTCCGGGTGA
- a CDS encoding oxidoreductase — translation MPRLESPFQIGGVTVPNRLYRSPLLECAGNGSDAVDCLISELEPAAEAGAGLICQGATLVRGEGGCAAPGMTRVHDRAFVSELSRLTDAIHDHGGKIAVQLEHGGLRSMETWHAGYRRANPELEQLAVSSPPRLLRAMAATGFLDYDAHVLTTDEVYELAADFGRSAAWCADAGYDVIHLAGANMGLIHQFLSPFYNRRNDEFGDGVRFLEVILDEIRSRAGDVPVMTKVPAETAAPPVVRRHLSADEAVGICARLADYGYDALVPVEGSVFWDASIVKGQFPKRAWTDDRYQSGYAEAFGGQLRARLVAVGNWIESKVYDFEPAWNADLCRRVRRVVEVPVLCEGGIRGRDEMDRLLGDACDAVGLGRPFYAEPRLPARVLDGDRETRVVCESCNNCAVPQAAGANGVCRTPAVLQEAGRLRKAGAYERDTSESVDLAASDVDRS, via the coding sequence ATGCCCCGTCTCGAATCCCCATTCCAGATCGGCGGCGTGACGGTGCCGAACCGGCTCTACCGGTCGCCGTTGCTGGAGTGTGCGGGGAACGGCTCTGACGCCGTAGACTGTCTCATCTCGGAGTTGGAACCCGCCGCCGAGGCCGGTGCAGGGCTCATTTGTCAGGGGGCGACGCTCGTCCGCGGCGAGGGCGGATGCGCCGCGCCGGGGATGACTCGCGTCCACGACCGCGCGTTCGTCTCCGAACTGTCCCGTCTCACGGACGCGATTCACGACCACGGCGGGAAAATCGCCGTCCAACTGGAACACGGCGGCCTGCGGAGCATGGAGACGTGGCACGCCGGGTACCGGCGAGCGAACCCCGAACTCGAACAACTCGCCGTTTCCTCGCCCCCGAGACTCCTCCGCGCGATGGCCGCGACGGGCTTTCTCGACTACGATGCACACGTCCTCACCACCGACGAAGTGTACGAACTGGCGGCCGATTTCGGCCGGTCCGCGGCGTGGTGTGCCGATGCGGGCTACGACGTGATCCACCTCGCGGGCGCGAACATGGGCTTGATTCACCAGTTTCTCTCGCCGTTCTACAACCGCCGAAACGACGAGTTTGGTGATGGTGTCCGCTTTCTCGAAGTCATCTTAGACGAGATTCGTTCGCGTGCGGGCGACGTCCCGGTGATGACCAAAGTTCCGGCCGAGACAGCGGCCCCACCGGTCGTCCGCCGTCACCTCTCCGCTGACGAAGCAGTGGGTATCTGTGCCCGACTCGCTGACTACGGCTACGACGCCCTCGTCCCCGTCGAGGGGTCTGTGTTCTGGGATGCGAGTATCGTGAAAGGGCAGTTCCCGAAACGCGCGTGGACCGACGACCGTTACCAGTCGGGGTACGCCGAGGCGTTCGGCGGGCAACTTCGAGCGCGTCTCGTCGCTGTCGGCAACTGGATCGAGTCGAAGGTGTACGACTTCGAACCGGCGTGGAACGCCGATCTGTGTCGTCGCGTCCGGCGTGTCGTTGAGGTGCCCGTCCTCTGTGAAGGCGGGATTCGCGGCCGCGATGAGATGGACCGACTTCTCGGCGATGCTTGCGACGCTGTCGGACTCGGCCGTCCCTTCTACGCCGAACCGCGACTGCCCGCTCGGGTGCTTGATGGCGACAGAGAGACGCGCGTCGTCTGCGAGAGTTGCAATAACTGTGCTGTCCCGCAAGCCGCGGGTGCGAACGGCGTCTGTCGCACGCCTGCGGTGCTTCAAGAGGCAGGACGACTGCGGAAGGCGGGCGCGTACGAGCGAGATACGTCCGAATCGGTCGATTTAGCTGCATCCGATGTAGACCGTTCATAG
- a CDS encoding macro domain-containing protein: protein MEFRVVHGDIAQQSADVLVNAAGTSLRMGSGVAGALRRGGGSELNEAAMAEGPVDLGAVAVTDAFELDADWVIHAAAMPHYGDGQATAESIRDAARNSLERADELGCESLVMPALGCGVAGFALEDGARIICEVIDGHDPNSLSDVRFIAYSEDEAETIRRAASEVRGESAD, encoded by the coding sequence ATGGAGTTTCGCGTCGTCCACGGAGACATCGCACAGCAATCCGCAGACGTACTCGTGAACGCCGCCGGAACGAGCCTTCGGATGGGGTCGGGCGTTGCGGGCGCGCTCAGACGCGGCGGTGGGTCGGAGTTGAACGAGGCGGCGATGGCCGAGGGACCGGTTGACCTCGGCGCGGTTGCCGTCACGGACGCCTTCGAACTCGACGCCGACTGGGTGATTCACGCCGCCGCGATGCCACACTACGGCGACGGGCAGGCGACGGCCGAGAGTATCCGCGACGCCGCGCGCAACTCGCTGGAGCGCGCCGACGAACTCGGCTGTGAATCGCTGGTGATGCCCGCTCTCGGATGCGGCGTCGCCGGGTTCGCCCTCGAAGACGGCGCGCGCATTATTTGTGAGGTCATCGACGGCCACGACCCCAACTCGCTCTCAGACGTTCGTTTCATCGCCTACAGCGAGGACGAGGCCGAGACGATTCGTCGCGCCGCGAGCGAGGTCCGTGGCGAGTCGGCCGACTAG
- a CDS encoding S9 family peptidase yields MDPVPTETFYDLTSLSAVALSPTGDRAAFVASESDPDEDERLASLFVVPTDGSREPHRLTRVSTAASPTWSPDGDRLAFVAARTEDTARRVGRSRDEETADDDIEATSGDRDEADIEADELDGTSEDGESDGASEDEHQSAGDDEPKPQVWVFDLALGGDARQVTDFDDGVKAFDWSPDGDRMVVSARDPTEEEREYLDERREGGPIETERLQHKFDGAGYLDTVTTYLFVVDAESGDTGRLDDARGGGASDDQFGMMPTWGPNDRIAYTAYEGERSDDTFIRDVYSIRPDGSEKRRHTDGERVTLLPQWSPDGSRLAFNGGDAENWHLPDQLYVTDADAADDAYESVSASLDRTLSFSEPNWVDNETLYALIGDEGKTRPVRFAADEDAPERTFTAQGDDRACRALETANGTALVHLSHPSEGSDLYAFDLDSIDATPDLTRLTDLNAELRETYELPKVRRVTYESDGEEIEGIVYAPPSFDFDDPDPHPLVVAIHGGPVNYDEPVFRFTHAVFTSRDYLVFRPNYRGGSSYGREFAEALRGQWGTVEVTDIAAGVRELVSRGWAAEDRIFGHGFSYGGIAQGFLVTQEPDLFTAAAPEHGIYDLRSAYGTDDSHIWTDNEFGVPWENPERFEASSSITDIGNVRTPLLVIAGGEDWRCPPSQSEQLYVSAKKQGVEARLVIYPDEHHNVGDPDRAIHRLDEITSWYERHDPAVETDDKAENETHE; encoded by the coding sequence ATGGACCCCGTTCCAACCGAGACGTTCTACGACCTGACCAGCCTCTCAGCGGTTGCCCTCTCACCGACAGGAGACCGCGCCGCATTCGTCGCAAGCGAGTCTGATCCCGACGAGGACGAACGGCTCGCCTCGTTGTTCGTCGTCCCGACCGATGGAAGCCGTGAGCCACATCGGCTGACGCGCGTCTCCACCGCCGCCAGTCCGACGTGGAGTCCCGACGGTGATCGACTCGCCTTCGTCGCCGCCCGGACAGAGGACACTGCACGACGAGTCGGCCGAAGCCGCGACGAGGAAACAGCGGACGACGATATCGAGGCAACGAGCGGCGACCGGGACGAAGCCGACATCGAAGCGGATGAGCTTGACGGTACGTCCGAAGACGGCGAGTCCGACGGTGCGTCCGAAGACGAACACCAGTCCGCCGGCGACGACGAACCCAAACCACAAGTCTGGGTGTTCGATCTCGCACTCGGTGGCGACGCCCGGCAGGTGACTGACTTCGATGACGGTGTGAAAGCGTTCGACTGGTCGCCCGATGGCGACCGAATGGTCGTCTCGGCGCGCGACCCGACTGAGGAGGAACGCGAGTATCTGGACGAACGGCGCGAGGGAGGCCCTATCGAGACGGAGCGACTCCAGCACAAATTCGACGGCGCAGGCTATCTCGACACCGTCACGACGTATCTGTTCGTCGTGGATGCGGAGTCGGGCGACACGGGACGCCTCGACGACGCACGAGGGGGCGGCGCGTCCGATGACCAGTTCGGGATGATGCCTACGTGGGGGCCGAACGACCGCATCGCCTACACCGCCTACGAGGGCGAGAGAAGTGATGATACGTTTATCCGCGACGTCTACTCCATCCGACCGGATGGGTCGGAGAAACGACGCCACACCGACGGCGAGCGTGTCACACTCCTCCCTCAGTGGTCCCCCGACGGAAGCCGACTCGCGTTCAACGGCGGCGACGCCGAGAACTGGCATCTCCCCGACCAACTGTACGTCACCGACGCCGACGCCGCAGATGACGCCTACGAGAGTGTTTCAGCGTCGCTCGACCGCACCCTCTCCTTTTCGGAACCGAACTGGGTGGACAACGAGACGCTCTATGCTCTCATCGGTGACGAAGGTAAGACGCGCCCGGTGCGATTCGCTGCGGACGAGGACGCGCCGGAACGGACGTTCACGGCGCAGGGCGACGACAGGGCCTGCCGAGCGCTCGAGACGGCCAACGGAACCGCCCTCGTCCACCTGTCGCATCCGAGCGAAGGATCGGATCTGTACGCATTCGATCTCGACTCGATAGACGCGACTCCGGATCTGACGCGTCTGACCGACCTGAACGCCGAACTACGCGAGACGTACGAACTGCCGAAAGTTCGGCGGGTCACCTACGAGAGCGACGGCGAGGAAATCGAGGGCATCGTCTACGCGCCGCCGTCGTTCGACTTCGACGATCCAGATCCGCATCCGTTGGTCGTCGCCATCCACGGCGGTCCGGTCAACTACGACGAACCGGTATTCAGATTCACCCACGCGGTGTTCACCTCCCGTGATTACCTCGTGTTCCGGCCGAACTACCGCGGTGGATCATCGTACGGACGCGAGTTTGCGGAGGCACTCCGCGGACAGTGGGGAACCGTTGAAGTGACGGATATCGCCGCCGGCGTGCGCGAACTTGTCTCCCGCGGATGGGCCGCCGAGGATCGCATCTTCGGTCACGGCTTCTCCTACGGCGGCATCGCACAGGGCTTTCTCGTTACGCAGGAACCCGACCTCTTCACCGCGGCCGCACCGGAACACGGCATTTACGACCTGCGGTCGGCGTACGGCACCGACGACAGTCACATCTGGACCGACAACGAGTTCGGCGTCCCGTGGGAGAACCCCGAGAGGTTCGAGGCGTCGTCGTCTATCACCGATATCGGGAACGTTCGAACGCCGCTTCTCGTGATCGCGGGCGGCGAGGACTGGCGGTGTCCACCGTCGCAGTCCGAGCAGTTGTACGTCAGCGCCAAGAAGCAGGGCGTCGAGGCGCGCCTCGTCATCTACCCCGACGAACATCACAACGTCGGCGACCCCGACCGAGCCATCCACCGGCTTGACGAGATCACCTCGTGGTACGAACGGCACGACCCGGCGGTGGAGACGGACGACAAAGCCGAAAACGAGACCCACGAGTAA
- a CDS encoding inositol monophosphatase family protein, translating into MDDFVTADGPDLDSLAAVATRAVRAGGDYLEDAFRDGSVPGDYGTDDVKTAADRAAEERVLDVIRESFPDHALHGEESGRNGDHHYEWVVDPLDGTNNFAAGLPAFATAACVLRDGDPVVSAIYEPLPDSTYVARRGAGATVDGEPVSAESDVSLEHGTVSFVVGLPAIRDEELAATADRIESAVEDRCKRVVSTWSPCVDWGLLARGGLEGIVCFYPDVYEQHAGELLAAESGVYSHGTGTDGLYVGATDEETAAELHTVTESVLD; encoded by the coding sequence ATGGATGACTTCGTCACTGCCGACGGCCCGGACCTCGACTCGTTGGCAGCCGTCGCCACTCGCGCTGTCCGCGCTGGAGGCGACTACCTCGAAGACGCCTTCCGAGACGGGTCGGTTCCGGGTGACTACGGCACCGACGACGTGAAAACCGCCGCAGACCGCGCCGCCGAAGAACGAGTTCTCGACGTTATCCGAGAGTCGTTCCCCGACCACGCCCTGCACGGCGAGGAGTCCGGCCGAAACGGAGACCACCACTACGAGTGGGTCGTTGACCCGCTCGACGGGACGAACAACTTCGCGGCTGGACTGCCGGCGTTCGCCACCGCGGCGTGCGTCCTACGCGACGGCGACCCCGTCGTCTCGGCAATCTACGAACCGCTTCCCGATTCAACCTACGTCGCCCGACGCGGCGCGGGTGCGACGGTAGACGGCGAACCGGTGTCGGCAGAGAGCGATGTCTCTCTCGAACACGGGACTGTCTCGTTCGTCGTCGGCCTCCCTGCCATCCGCGACGAAGAGCTTGCAGCGACGGCGGACCGAATCGAATCGGCCGTCGAAGACCGATGCAAGCGCGTCGTTTCGACGTGGTCTCCGTGCGTCGATTGGGGACTGCTCGCCCGCGGCGGGTTGGAAGGTATCGTCTGCTTCTACCCGGACGTGTACGAACAACACGCGGGCGAACTTCTCGCCGCCGAAAGCGGCGTCTACTCGCACGGAACCGGCACTGACGGCCTCTACGTCGGCGCGACGGACGAGGAGACGGCCGCGGAACTCCATACTGTCACCGAATCTGTTCTCGACTGA
- a CDS encoding eCIS core domain-containing protein encodes MGFRSANERTTPSKESSSVPSIQELTGGSNRNQSRGGGGSLTPQECESRFGVEIYMDGLDTKIQRLAKKHGADQVREWADEGMTVDTMGKPRDMRAFRQRQQERPAEVPKDIERRNAKSVQRSRGAHHEASKAGDANVPDSVRDVISSPGQQLDTSIQRAMEDRMGDNLSDVRIHTDPSAAKACEDINARAFTVGNHIAFNHGEYDPSSAEGQHILAHELAHVRQQTGGAVSMLPQEGSLEIDPDPRLEREAEETAQRVMQGGKIGVHRMEHSDVHVQRSPKDVSEYIPSMGDTEQAIIEEEATQGVLLDIDPEKLEQLQSAVADLEELATEINELSAATGVTVEPAAGETTLREETPTPLRDGLAVTVSHDHDLSEMGLSQDQQKLVEKHKQLVSEFETLSNDILSELQQGELPEESTFRDFLTDVGISTGVAAVVYKAIESQTDHATLASMLQSELDMVGPQGAGLFENITVAFGALLTGIALSYGKDKLTSHDETGDTRFDDK; translated from the coding sequence ATGGGATTTCGGTCTGCAAACGAGCGGACGACTCCGAGCAAAGAGTCCTCGTCCGTTCCGTCTATTCAAGAGCTGACGGGAGGCTCGAATCGAAATCAGAGTCGTGGTGGCGGTGGATCGCTAACACCCCAAGAGTGTGAATCACGATTCGGCGTCGAAATATACATGGACGGGCTGGATACGAAGATTCAGCGACTGGCCAAGAAACACGGCGCAGACCAAGTCCGAGAATGGGCCGACGAAGGCATGACCGTCGATACGATGGGCAAGCCACGCGACATGCGCGCGTTCCGCCAGCGTCAGCAGGAGCGCCCTGCCGAAGTTCCCAAAGACATCGAGCGCCGGAACGCTAAATCTGTCCAGCGCAGTCGTGGCGCGCATCATGAGGCGTCAAAGGCTGGCGACGCGAACGTGCCCGACTCCGTACGAGACGTTATTTCCTCGCCGGGCCAACAACTCGACACCTCGATTCAGCGCGCGATGGAAGACCGAATGGGCGACAATCTGAGCGACGTTCGAATCCACACGGATCCATCCGCCGCGAAAGCCTGCGAAGACATCAACGCCCGCGCGTTTACTGTGGGGAATCACATCGCGTTCAACCACGGCGAATACGATCCATCAAGTGCTGAAGGCCAGCATATTCTCGCCCACGAACTCGCACACGTGCGCCAACAAACTGGTGGCGCGGTGTCGATGCTCCCCCAAGAGGGTTCGTTAGAAATTGATCCTGACCCACGCTTAGAGCGGGAAGCCGAAGAAACCGCCCAGCGCGTGATGCAAGGTGGGAAAATCGGCGTACATCGCATGGAGCACTCCGACGTGCACGTTCAGCGCTCACCGAAAGACGTCTCGGAGTATATTCCCTCGATGGGCGACACGGAGCAGGCAATCATCGAAGAGGAAGCTACCCAAGGTGTCCTATTAGATATCGACCCCGAGAAGTTAGAACAACTGCAGTCTGCTGTTGCGGATCTTGAAGAGTTAGCGACGGAGATCAACGAGCTCAGCGCAGCGACGGGAGTAACCGTGGAACCAGCGGCTGGTGAGACGACGCTGAGAGAGGAGACACCGACTCCACTTCGAGACGGATTGGCCGTGACGGTCTCACATGACCACGATCTCTCCGAGATGGGCCTCTCACAGGACCAGCAGAAGTTAGTCGAAAAGCACAAACAACTCGTCTCCGAATTCGAGACTCTCAGTAACGATATCCTTTCGGAACTCCAACAGGGGGAACTCCCCGAGGAAAGCACATTTCGAGATTTTCTAACTGACGTAGGGATCAGCACTGGTGTCGCAGCAGTGGTATACAAGGCAATCGAGTCCCAAACCGATCACGCGACGCTTGCGTCGATGTTGCAATCCGAACTCGACATGGTCGGCCCACAAGGGGCTGGTCTCTTCGAGAATATCACTGTCGCGTTCGGAGCATTATTGACTGGTATAGCACTAAGTTACGGCAAGGACAAACTCACCAGTCACGACGAGACTGGCGATACCCGCTTCGACGACAAATGA
- a CDS encoding YqjF family protein encodes MRSGDAAFGDEALVQMRWRDALFAHWETDPETVAGRLPPGVEVATFDGHAWLGVVAFVMEDIRPCGVPFGLSFPELNLRTYVTRSVDDAERSEDDTERSGDGAEASSTGHRTQSGDSARAVYFFNLDADDRLGVALARLLYSLPYYRADMRVRSGADESIEFASQRTHWNAPPAHFDATYEPVGDDFTPEPGTLEHFFVENYRFYTVGRRLYYGDISHPPWPLYEANAEIRSNTLFAANGFETPTDEPVVHYSPGIEVTAGRIHRA; translated from the coding sequence ATGCGTTCCGGAGATGCCGCGTTCGGGGACGAGGCACTGGTCCAGATGCGGTGGCGCGACGCGCTGTTCGCCCACTGGGAGACTGACCCGGAAACGGTAGCCGGACGCCTCCCGCCGGGTGTCGAGGTTGCCACGTTCGACGGTCACGCGTGGCTCGGCGTCGTCGCGTTCGTTATGGAGGATATCCGCCCGTGCGGTGTCCCGTTCGGTCTCTCTTTTCCTGAGTTGAACCTTCGGACGTACGTTACACGCTCAGTGGACGACGCTGAACGTTCTGAAGACGATACCGAACGGTCAGGAGACGGCGCTGAAGCGAGTTCGACCGGCCACCGAACGCAGTCCGGAGACAGCGCCCGCGCGGTGTACTTTTTCAATCTCGATGCCGACGACAGACTCGGCGTCGCCCTCGCACGGTTGCTGTACTCGCTTCCGTACTACCGAGCAGATATGCGCGTCCGAAGCGGTGCGGACGAATCTATCGAATTCGCCAGTCAGCGCACCCACTGGAACGCGCCCCCTGCGCACTTCGATGCGACCTACGAACCCGTCGGTGACGACTTCACACCGGAACCCGGTACGCTTGAACACTTCTTTGTCGAGAACTATCGGTTCTACACGGTCGGGCGGCGACTCTACTACGGTGACATTTCGCATCCCCCGTGGCCGCTTTATGAAGCAAACGCCGAGATTCGGTCGAACACGCTATTCGCAGCCAACGGGTTCGAGACGCCGACCGACGAACCAGTGGTACACTACTCACCGGGAATCGAAGTGACGGCCGGACGTATCCACCGGGCCTGA
- a CDS encoding CopD family protein: protein MILDTVMTTAHVLTGALWVGSVVFVAGVVLPTALDGSLDAEPLETFADKLVFGSRAASVIMFFTGGHLAGTRYTFDLLMNESRGHLVLAMLVLWLVLTALVEIGRSRLVDGLREKRVRTPAENAADIFRAAAVVGILLLVDAGLLASGITLY from the coding sequence ATGATACTCGACACTGTGATGACCACGGCTCACGTCCTCACGGGCGCGCTCTGGGTCGGAAGCGTCGTGTTCGTCGCTGGCGTGGTGCTGCCTACCGCTCTCGACGGGTCGCTCGACGCCGAACCGTTGGAAACGTTCGCCGACAAACTCGTCTTCGGGTCGCGCGCCGCGTCGGTGATCATGTTCTTCACTGGCGGACATCTCGCCGGTACAAGATACACGTTCGACCTCCTCATGAACGAGAGTCGCGGTCACCTGGTCCTCGCTATGTTGGTCCTCTGGCTCGTCCTTACCGCGCTCGTCGAAATCGGCCGGAGCCGACTCGTCGATGGCCTCAGAGAGAAACGCGTCCGCACGCCGGCAGAGAACGCCGCAGATATCTTCCGCGCGGCGGCAGTCGTCGGCATCCTCCTCCTCGTCGATGCCGGACTCTTGGCTTCCGGTATCACGCTCTATTGA
- a CDS encoding metallophosphoesterase family protein: MRDGSTGVSADQRTPPAADAGPLLARLRQPTSHTRTRIAVVSDPHLTPTATGTWKVYHRTETRLRAAIAAINDLNVDATLSLGDLTRDGHPEEFDCVDELLADLDTPFVSVPGNHDVPKQWDDYEAPTVDEFGARYARGAFPFHVSVGGVDLIGLDTASGDGTLYDSHEGLVPSEHVAWLDETLSEVESPIVASHHNVFHPREHTGQFADEDFYQLRNADEVVEVLSSGGDPLVLSGHIHWPATARRGGVREIIAPATCSFPQAAILLDVGPLGTEVRMVPLAGPNGVAEAYSLAQTGNAHGQSIVSHADRGVLTDFPLVDEFEWTANTRADVAADVPGAVRWR, from the coding sequence ATGAGGGATGGTTCCACCGGTGTTTCAGCGGACCAGCGAACGCCGCCCGCAGCAGACGCCGGACCGCTTCTCGCTCGCCTCCGACAGCCAACCTCCCACACGCGAACGCGAATCGCTGTCGTCTCTGACCCCCACCTCACACCGACGGCGACCGGAACATGGAAAGTGTATCACCGAACCGAGACGCGCCTCCGCGCCGCCATCGCCGCCATCAACGACCTGAACGTCGATGCGACACTCAGCCTCGGCGATCTGACGAGAGATGGCCATCCCGAAGAGTTCGACTGCGTGGACGAACTGCTTGCCGACCTCGATACACCGTTCGTCTCCGTCCCCGGCAATCACGACGTCCCGAAACAGTGGGACGACTACGAGGCACCGACGGTAGACGAATTCGGGGCTCGATACGCCCGCGGCGCGTTCCCATTCCACGTGAGCGTCGGCGGCGTCGATCTCATCGGCTTGGATACCGCCAGCGGCGACGGCACACTGTATGATTCCCATGAAGGTCTCGTCCCGTCCGAACACGTGGCGTGGTTGGACGAGACGCTGTCCGAGGTGGAGTCACCGATCGTCGCGTCCCATCACAACGTGTTCCACCCGCGCGAACACACCGGGCAGTTCGCTGACGAGGATTTCTATCAACTCCGAAACGCCGACGAGGTGGTCGAGGTGCTGTCGAGCGGAGGGGATCCGCTCGTCCTCTCGGGACACATCCACTGGCCTGCGACGGCCCGACGAGGCGGCGTCCGGGAGATCATCGCCCCCGCAACGTGTTCGTTCCCGCAGGCTGCGATACTTCTCGATGTCGGTCCGCTCGGAACCGAGGTTCGGATGGTCCCGCTCGCCGGGCCGAACGGGGTGGCCGAGGCGTACTCGCTCGCACAAACTGGGAACGCGCACGGACAAAGCATCGTGTCACACGCCGACAGAGGCGTCCTCACGGATTTCCCACTCGTTGACGAATTCGAGTGGACAGCAAACACGCGCGCTGATGTTGCTGCGGACGTTCCGGGGGCGGTCCGATGGCGATGA